TGGACAAAGTACCCAGATCCTTAACATCAACAATGTGAGAATACCCATTATACAAAAAACCTTAAGTCCTGTATGACAAATCCCACTTCAGTATAAGAACATTCACTTTAGCTGAAAATTTCAGTATGGTGTAAAGCAAAAGTACTGGTAATAATAATGGTattaaatatgacattattaGATAATTAATACTGCAGTAATATAtgacaaatattttattgttgtttgaaCTATATAGTTTTAAAGACAGAGACACCAGACAAATCTGAGGGATCATCAGATTATTAATTGGAgagaaaataggaaaaaaacaagttgtttcACAGATATGCTTTCagttctttttctctcttcctgcagTAGAATATAATTGTTACATGGATTGTTTTTGCATTCATCACcaaagcaatacaaataaacagaaatgaaaatattagGAACCGATGAAACTCCTGTACACTGTACCCTAACTGGAGACTAATAATGTGCAAGGTCATCTGTTTGGGTTAATATCTGCCAGTTACCTCGAATTCTCTGAGAAGaatcagacattttaataatttctcACTCAGTTATTTATTACTCGGTGCACGACTCAACATTGGTAAATTGTTACTGGTCTCAATAATCAGTCAAAGGGCTTTACATTACAGCAATGGTAAAAGGACTGTATTTATGGAaccttttctagtcttgatgaccactcaaagtgctgaAACCCAAGACAAGCTTCACCTTATGTAGCTGGTAGGACATATGTAGTGCCAAAGCCTCTACATACATActcatacagtgcttctatatGCGACTCTTTTCTACGACACATTTCATTCTCACTAGGTTGAGGCAATTTAGCCTTCAGTGTCTTGTCGAAGGACTCATGAGCATTGGAGGAGCCACGGATCAAACCACCACGAGCCACAGCCGCCTACAATTTGTGCAGAAAATTGAAGAATTCctgaaatttgtattttttatttattagattaCCTAACACAACGTTATATGGAATATTTTTGAAACAGAATGAACAGATGATACGTGGACCAGGCAGTTGTAATGGTGAGATGcagtaatgtatttattatttcattgttgGCTGCAAAACAGCATACATGCAAGTTGTGATTAGGGAATGCCATTTCAGTTTGATGTGAGCAGACTTTGGGAGGGAACGGAGGAACTGGAGGAAACTATAGGATGTGAAACATAACTAAGTAACATGGttgcagatgaaaaaaaataaacaagtgagATTCTAATTTTAAGTGTCATTCTGCAGTTACTACCTGAATGTTGCTTATTTGTTAAcccagctaaaaaaaaaaacagggttcTCGAGATTCTACCTCTGACATACAATCATAtgtggacaatgactgtggactatagtggcatccgatcttgatggtggatcatgatcgtggtggctgctgaccatggactatgattgcagcaggactgcttaatatatagtatttctcctcagatactcgaccattactgacaataatccatcaatatATTGgccttcagttatgcttcaaaatgtttattcttatcaatgctgctaatacccttatcttgatgttctcctttacacttgacatctattgcacttctgtccgtcctgggagagggatccctcacatgtggctctctctgaggtttctacgttctttttaccctgttaaaagggtttttagtagtttgtccttactcttgttgagggttaagggcagaggatgtcacaccctgttaaagccctatgagacaaattgtgatttgtgaatatggactatacaaataaaatttgattgattgattgattgattatacTGGGCCTTGTCTAGACACACTGAAAGGTAAACAACAGATGTATTAATTAGAACATAATCTCTTACCATATCTTAACTTATGGCTTGAATGGTCATATTCcttatttttgtaaaaaaagatCAGTTAAGAATTCAGGAAACAGTAAGAGCAGGACATGTAACAAGTACAATGGTAGTGTATGGAAAGAGAGCAACAGTCTAGTCTAAGGCTAATATCAGTATTGTTTGTAGCAATAACAAGTAGCCTGTGacataagtaaataaatatgctGACAAGAAATTGTTGTAATAATGTGGAAAATTTTATTAGAAGTACGGTTTGCTTTAACACATAAATGATTTAACATATAAATAATTCCACCAGAACATTGTAAAGAATTCATTACTTTAAAAGaagagcaagaaaaacaaagcagcaacaacaacgaATAAAATGTTACTTGACAGAGGCAGTTctcaagcatttaaaatgattattcTTAGTATTGTTACATCTAATACATTATACTTCAAAGTATAATGTATAAAAAACTACTTATTCTGCTAtgtaagaaaaacatacaaagaaATATGGTGCAACAGCCATAAAATATTTCACTGAAGCTAATATGAATTTGGAAACCAAACataattcattttcagttttcaggtATCTACACTGTCACATCCGAACCCTTGCCTTTGATTCAGGCCCGACGAGCTAAAACACAAGCTGTTTCAAAATGTCCAGATGTTATCTTTGTATTCCAAGTGCAAAACGTGTTGAAAAGTACTTTAGATTCCTGCCAGACcattaaaacattcaaattcacaacTGCAGAGACATGGACgtgtctctcatctctcctATGTGCTCCCTTGTGTACAGCAGGCACAACAGGGGCAGCAGCAACGACAGCAGTAATGCCGGAGCTGACTGAGGAGTCCACTGGATGTTTCTGAAGCGGCTTCTGTTTGCACCATTTGCTCTTGATGTTTTTTGGTTGAAGCTTCATTTCCCATGGTTATATCCACCTGTAATGTTTGATTAGCTTTGTCACAAGTCTTCTGTGTCCTATACTCTGTTTCTGTGACGTGGAGTTTCTCAATTTCGCTCAGCATCCGAACCTTAAGTTGTTTGAGCTCTGCATATTTTTCATCAAGTATTTTGCTGTCTCTCTCCCCGTCCCTTTCAGATGTTGTGTTCTTACTTAGTCTTTGTCCCAGTTTTGTCTTCTCCTGTAGCTCCCTGTCTTTTTGTAAACACGTTCTTTTAACAAACTGATTGATCACCTTTAGTCTTTTCTCTagattatttcttatttcatgaCCCCTGGACTTCATATTATCAATCTCCTTACGTTGTATTTTAGTGCTCTTCCAAATCTTTTGCAAACAATCTcgttttgacattttgtcagCTGTAAAATCATTTTGCTGTGCTGCCAACTCGGACAATGTTGCaagctgtttttgttcattttccatttcttctgTTACCATTAGCAGACATTTCCTCTTGGTTGCCAAGTGTGTACTTTGTCGTTCAAGATCATCCTGCAGTGATTCTTTTGTTATAGCCTCAGTTTGTACCGCCTTGTCAAAGTTTACTGTCACCACATGTTTTATCTCTCTTTGTATTAAATCATGAAAACCAGatgttatatttttatgtttatcgACTTCAGATCTCATCAGATTCAAGACCAGTTTTTCTTGGTCCATCTTCTCAGACATCCTTTCCAGATCTTCTCTCTTTTGATCCAGTTCTGCTTTTAGTTTCAAGAGATCTTTCTTTTCCGACAAAGTCTCTGGCTTCAGTTGATTTTCCATGTCTTGTCTCTGGATGACACTTGACATCAGACTTCTTCAATCTCGTTTCTCTCCCGAGCATCTCAGTGCAACTCTTCATATTGATTTTATGTACATTCAGAGCCTCGTGCTTTTCCTCTAGAATACTGACCAGTTTCAGGACGTCTTCCTTGTTTTGTTCCAATCTGATGATTTTGTGGTTCATGTCTTGACTCATCCTGTCATCAAGCTCTGAAGTCTTACTCTCAGAGATTGAATGGATTTCATTttatccatgtgtttgttttctgtctttttcaacTGTACCATTGTCCTTCCATTAATTCCTTTTCAATCAAAAGCAGTTCTCTCTTTCACTTCAGCCTTCATCTGAATAAAGTCTCTTTCTTTGACTGATGGTGTCTATGGCAGCTTCAACCTCACGATTCTTATTGTTGAGATCCATCCTCAAAACATCCAGTTCTTCTCTTTCCAAGCAACACACTGTCTTCTGGGTTGTAGTTCTGAATTTGTCTCCTGATGTCACTATCCTTTACTTTGCTCTCTTTGCTTCAAGGCAATCATGTTCATCACATtctgaagtttgtttctctgtgtgtgaacctGAAGAGTCAGATCTTTaatgttgcttttctctctgtttatgtCATCAAACAGGTTGTCTGCAtgttttatcttcttttgtAACTCggtttttgtcatttccaaGTTCTGCCTTTCATCtttcaaataatgtttattctgttgtaaTAGGTCAGTTTGTTTCTGGATGTCAGATCTCATCAGCTCCAAGTCCACTTTATAATTGTTCATCGTCTCATTCACTTTTTCCAgatcttctctctcctccttcatctctgtcttcaGTTTGTCAAGATGTAGTTGTTCGGCCCTAAACTTTTGTTTCCATAGATTTTCAAAGTCCTCTTTCTGGATGACAATGTCTGACAGTATTTGTATCAGACCTTCCTTGTCTCTGCCCAACAGCTCAGTGTAACAAgccatgttttgtttcagtccTTCAAGTTCAGTGAACCTTTCTTCCAGTGCAGTGTACAGTATTAGTACatcttcattgttttgttgtaaacTTTGCATCTTCCCTTTGATTTCACTAATCTCAATATTTAGCTGTTGAAgttttactttcactgtttctacgactttcattttattgatgacTTCATGTTCTCTTATTTTCAGCTCAGACCTTTCTCTTTCCAGTTTGTCCTTTTcattcaaaaacatttctctctctctgatgatgTCAGTCTTTATCTGACTGAGgcgttctctctctccactgatgTTGTTCATAGTAGCTTCAACTTCTTCTTTGGTCTTGTTGATATTTTTCCTCCCAACTTCCAGTTCTTGTCTTTCTGTTAGTAcactgttctctctgttttccagttCTAGTTTCAGTCTTCTGATGGTGTCATCGTGGAGctcttgttctttttcttttaacgtGACCTTGTCAATGACATTTCcaagtgtgtttctttgtgtctgaaGCTGAAGGGTCAGATCTTTaatgttgcttttctctctgtttatgtCATCCAACAGACTGTCGACATGTTCCTTCTTCTGTTGTAGTTCAGTCTTTGTGAGtttcaatttgtctttttcctcttttatatcTTGTTCATCTTGTTGTAATAGGTCACATTGTTTCTGGTTTTCAGATCTCATCAGATTCAAGACCAGTTTTTCTTGGTCCATCTTCTCAGACATCCTTTCCAGATCTTCTCTCTTTTGATCCAGTTCTGCTTTTAGTTTCAAGAGATCTTTCTTTTCCGACAAAGTCTCTGGCTTCAGTTGATTTTCCATGTCTTGTCTCTGGATGACAATTTCTGACATCAGACTCTTCAATCCTTCCTTTCGCCTCTCCCCGAGTACCTCAGTGCAAACTCATATTGATTTTATGCACATTCAGAGCCTCTTGCCTCTCTAGAATACTGACCAGTTTCTGcatgttcttgttttgtctccAATCTGATGATTTTGTGGTTCATGTCTTGACTCATCCTGTCATCAAGCTCCTGAAGTCTTACTCAGAGATTCAATGGATTTCTATTTTATCCATGTGTTTGAGCTTTCTGTCTTTCAAGTCAGACCATTGTCCTTCCATTACTTTcaatcaaaacatttctcttttttcttcttcagcctTCATCTGAATAAAGTCTTCTTTCTCTTGGACTGATGAATGTATGGCAGCTTCAACCTCATCGACTTATTGTTGAGATCCATCCTCAAACAtccagttcttcttcttctacaacACACTGTTCTTCTGGGTTTGTAGTTCTTGAATTTGTCTCCTGATGTCACTATCCTTTACTTCTTGCTCTCTTTGCTTCAAGGCAATCATGTTCATCACATtctgaagtttgtttctctgtgtgtgaacctGAAGAGTCAGATCTTTaatgttgcttttctctctgtttatgtCATCAAACAGGTTGTCT
The Hippoglossus stenolepis isolate QCI-W04-F060 chromosome 15, HSTE1.2, whole genome shotgun sequence DNA segment above includes these coding regions:
- the LOC124854886 gene encoding centriolin-like; the protein is MSEIVIQRQDMENQLKPETLSEKKDLLKLKAELDQKREDLERMSEKMDQEKLVLNLMRSENQKQCDLLQQDEQDIKEEKDKLKLTKTELQQKKEHVDSLLDDINREKSNIKDLTLQLQTQRNTLGNVIDKVTLKEKEQELHDDTIRRLKLELENRENSVLTERQELEVGRKNINKTKEEVEATMNNISGERERLSQIKTDIIREREMFLNEKDKLERERSELKIREHEVINKMKVVETVKVKLQQLNIEISEIKGKMQSLQQNNEDVLILYTALEERFTELEGLKQNMACYTELLGRDKEGLIQILSDIVIQKEDFENLWKQKFRAEQLHLDKLKTEMKEEREDLEKVNETMNNYKVDLELMRSDIQKQTDLLQQNKHYLKDERQNLEMTKTELQKKIKHADNLFDDINREKSNIKDLTLQVHTQRNKLQNVMNMIALKQREQSKG